A genomic segment from Bubalus bubalis isolate 160015118507 breed Murrah chromosome 5, NDDB_SH_1, whole genome shotgun sequence encodes:
- the RER1 gene encoding protein RER1, which yields MSEGDSVGDSVHGKPSVVYRFFTRLGQIYQSWLDKSTPHTAVRWVVTLGLSFIYMIRVYLLQGWYIVTYALGIYHLNLFIAFLSPKVDPSLMEDSDDGPSLPTKQNEEFRPFIRRLPEFKFWHAATKGILVAMVCTFFEAFNVPVFWPILVMYFIMLFCITMKRQIKHMIKYRYIPFTHGKRTYKGKEDAGKTFAS from the exons ATGTCTGAAGGTGACAGTGTGGGagattctgtccatgggaagcCGTCTGTGGTCTACAGATTTTTCACACGACTTGGACAG ATCTACCAGTCCTGGCTGGACAAGTCTACGCCGCACACGGCCGTGAGATGGGTGGTGACGCTGGGCCTGAGCTTCATCTACATGATCCGCGTTTACCTGCTGCAG GGTTGGTACATCGTGACCTATGCCTTGGGAATCTACCACCTGAATCtgttcatagctttcctttctccaaaagTGGACCCTTCGTTAATGGAAGATTCAG ACGACGGCCCCTCATTACCCACCAAACAGAATGAGGAGTTCCGacccttcatcaggaggctcccAGAGTTTAAGTTCTG GCACGCGGCAACCAAGGGCATCTTGGTGGCCATGGTGTGCACCTTCTTTGAGGCCTTCAACGTCCCAGTGTTTTGGCCCATCCTGGTGATGTACTTCATCATGCTGTTCTGTATCACCATGAAGAGGCAGATAAAG CACATGATCAAGTACCGGTACATCCCATTCACGCACGGCAAGAGAACATACAAGGGCAAAGAGGACGCGGGCAAGACATTCGCCAGCTAG